The Nocardia sp. NBC_00508 nucleotide sequence ACCTCCGCGGGCGACAATGCCTGTCTGGCACTGCAGGCCGCCGAGTCGGCGAATCTCGGCATGGTCGCCTACGAGATGAACCTGACCGTTCAGCGCGTCGGCAACTACCTGTCCACCACCCCGCGGCAGGATCTCGTCGGACAGGTCGAGCCCAACCTGCCATGATCCACCCGCGTGAGCCCTGGTTCGACGAGGCGGCAGGCCCGCTGGTGCGTCCCTACGCGCTCACCCGGGGACGCACCACGGGCGCCGGACCCGAACTGGATATGCTCACGTCCGTGGTCGTCGACCACTCCGCGCCCGCACTCCGGCGTTTCGAACCGGAATATTCGGATATTCTTCGGCTGTGCCGGATTTCACAGACCGTGGCCGAAGTATCCGCCCAGTTGCGGTTGCCGCTTGCGGTGACCAAGATCCTCGTCGGTGATCTGATCGGCGATGGGCAATTGATTTTCCGTGCCCCTGTCCCGACAGAGGCCGGACCCGATGACCTCAACATATTGCGAGCGGTACTGGATGGAATCCGTAAAATTTGACCCGAGCGGCGTGCCGCAGTTGGCCGCGTCGGTCAAGATCCTCGTCGCCGGCGGGTTCGGCGTAGGCAAGACCACGATGGTGTCGGCGATCAGCGAATGCGCGCCACTGCGCACCGAAGAGCTGATCACCGAGATGAGCACCGGCATCGACGACCTCTCCGGCGTCGAGCAGAAGACCACCACCACGGTCGCGCTGGACTTCGGCAGGCTCACCATCGACCGCAACCTGGTGCTCTACCTGTTCGGCACGCCCGGCCAGGACAGGTTCTGGTTCCTGTGGGACGAACTGGCGCGCGGCGCGCTCGGCGCGGTGGTGCTCGCGGACACGCGGAGGCTGGGAAATTCCTTTGCCGCCGTGGACTTCTTCGAGCGGCGCGGGCTGCCCTTCATGGTCGGGGTGAACTGTTTCGACGGCTCACCGCGCTACACGATCGACGAAGTGCGCGACGCACTCGACCTCGACACGGTCACCCCGGTGATGCTGTGCGACGCCCGTGACCGCGGCTCGTGTAAGACCGTGCTCCTGACCCTCGTCGAGCATCTGATCCAGCGGGCGCAGCGCGCACAGGTCACCACCTGAGAGGTCTCCCGACGGCAGCGCTGTCGGGTCACCCGACCGCGCGACGGTACCGGCGGCGCAGGATGGACGGAAAGTCTTGCAGGCCCTGATCTGCCTGCTGAAAGGACAATCCGTCGGTCGGCCGTCCGTCTGCTGAACGCTCACACTCGGCGCAGCCAGGCGACGAACAGCAGCGCGCCGCCCGCGGCCAACGCTACGGCGATCGGAGCGGGCCACCACAGCCCGTTCCGGCC carries:
- a CDS encoding DUF742 domain-containing protein yields the protein MIHPREPWFDEAAGPLVRPYALTRGRTTGAGPELDMLTSVVVDHSAPALRRFEPEYSDILRLCRISQTVAEVSAQLRLPLAVTKILVGDLIGDGQLIFRAPVPTEAGPDDLNILRAVLDGIRKI
- a CDS encoding GTP-binding protein; its protein translation is MESVKFDPSGVPQLAASVKILVAGGFGVGKTTMVSAISECAPLRTEELITEMSTGIDDLSGVEQKTTTTVALDFGRLTIDRNLVLYLFGTPGQDRFWFLWDELARGALGAVVLADTRRLGNSFAAVDFFERRGLPFMVGVNCFDGSPRYTIDEVRDALDLDTVTPVMLCDARDRGSCKTVLLTLVEHLIQRAQRAQVTT